From a region of the Tiliqua scincoides isolate rTilSci1 chromosome 4, rTilSci1.hap2, whole genome shotgun sequence genome:
- the CLPS gene encoding colipase yields the protein MEKALVLLLLAFVLVESFSTQRGLIFNLNNGELCVQSAQCKSSCCHRSSGLSLARCADKAAENQECSPKHIYGVYYKCPCESGLTCEVDRTIVGSITNSDFGICHDSRR from the exons ATGGAGAAAGCTTTGGTTTTGCTGTTGCTTGCATTTGTCTTGGTAGAGTCCTTTTCTACCCAAAGAGGACTGATCTTCAATCTG AATAATGGAGAACTATGTGTGCAAAGTGCACAGTGCAAAAGCTCCTGTTGTCATAGATCTTCTGGGCTAAGTTTGGCTCGTTGTGCTGACAAAGCAGCTGAGAACCAAGAGTGTTCCCCAAAG CACATCTATGGAGTGTACTACAAGTGTCCCTGTGAAAGTGGGTTAACTTGTGAGGTTGACAGGACAATTGTGGGGTCCATCACCAACAGTGACTTTGGCATCTGCCACGACTCAAGaagataa